From Thermoflavifilum aggregans, a single genomic window includes:
- a CDS encoding glycerol-3-phosphate dehydrogenase/oxidase, whose product MNRNQALEQVRTEKNWDFLVIGGGATGLGVAVDAASRGYRVLLVEQADFAKGTSSRSTKLIHGGVRYLAQGNVGLVREGLRERGFLLQNAPHLVKPLSFVIPVYSWKDAAVLWLGMKMYDLLAGRWRIGQSCWLSKAKVLEMLPGVNSSGLKGGVLYYDGQFDDARLAIHLAHTCVDHGGVVVNYMQAEGFQAGSAGHAHLVSIRDQETNELFEVSARVVINATGVFVDELIQLLTSHTNRRPTVRPSQGVHVVLPASFTGTAQRAMLIPKTADGRVIFLVPWHGRLLAGTTDTPVDAPALEPRPFPEEVDFILQQTAAYLSHHPRREDVLSVFAGLRPLALPSHGGKATKDISRKHHLRVDAPGLITITGGKWTTYRKMAEDTVNLAIRVAGMPQRKCVNQSLRIHGWMQVEDASPDEYGSDRAVIQEIIRQHPETGQRLDPEWPYTIAEVIWAVQAEMARTVEDVLARRFRVLFLDARAAIRMAPRVAEIMRDELHQTKEWEEMQITHFQSLAERYLCPS is encoded by the coding sequence ATGAACAGGAATCAGGCATTGGAACAAGTCAGAACGGAAAAAAACTGGGATTTTCTGGTGATCGGTGGCGGAGCAACCGGATTGGGAGTGGCCGTGGATGCGGCTTCGAGAGGATACCGGGTGTTGCTGGTTGAGCAGGCCGATTTTGCTAAAGGGACTTCGAGCAGAAGCACCAAATTGATTCACGGCGGCGTGCGCTACCTGGCGCAGGGTAATGTGGGATTGGTTCGCGAGGGGTTGAGGGAAAGGGGATTTTTGCTGCAGAATGCGCCTCATCTGGTAAAACCTTTGTCCTTTGTAATACCGGTTTATTCCTGGAAAGATGCGGCTGTATTGTGGTTGGGCATGAAAATGTACGACTTGCTGGCTGGTAGATGGCGAATCGGTCAATCGTGCTGGCTTAGCAAGGCAAAGGTGTTGGAAATGCTTCCGGGAGTGAATTCATCAGGGTTAAAAGGAGGTGTGCTGTATTACGACGGGCAGTTTGATGATGCCAGGCTTGCTATTCATCTGGCGCATACCTGTGTGGATCATGGGGGAGTGGTGGTCAACTATATGCAGGCAGAGGGTTTTCAGGCAGGTTCGGCTGGTCATGCACATCTCGTGAGTATCAGGGATCAAGAAACAAATGAGCTGTTTGAAGTCTCGGCCAGAGTGGTGATTAATGCGACCGGTGTATTTGTGGATGAACTGATTCAGCTGCTGACAAGCCATACAAATCGAAGACCCACGGTCAGGCCCAGCCAGGGGGTACATGTGGTGTTGCCTGCCAGCTTTACCGGTACTGCGCAGCGGGCTATGCTGATTCCCAAAACAGCAGATGGAAGGGTGATTTTTCTGGTACCCTGGCATGGCCGGCTTCTGGCTGGCACTACTGACACACCTGTAGATGCCCCGGCACTGGAACCTCGACCATTTCCGGAAGAGGTGGATTTTATCCTGCAACAAACAGCAGCTTATCTTTCGCATCATCCACGTCGGGAGGATGTGCTCAGCGTCTTTGCCGGACTCAGGCCATTGGCTTTACCCTCTCATGGCGGAAAGGCAACAAAGGATATTTCGCGCAAACATCATCTGCGTGTCGATGCACCGGGCCTGATTACCATAACGGGAGGCAAATGGACAACCTATCGGAAAATGGCCGAGGATACGGTGAATTTGGCTATCCGTGTAGCCGGTATGCCGCAAAGGAAATGTGTAAACCAGTCACTTCGGATTCATGGCTGGATGCAAGTTGAAGATGCTTCCCCAGATGAATATGGAAGCGATCGCGCTGTTATCCAGGAAATAATCCGGCAACATCCTGAAACCGGCCAACGCTTGGATCCAGAATGGCCATATACGATAGCGGAAGTTATCTGGGCTGTACAGGCTGAGATGGCCAGGACAGTGGAAGATGTACTGGCCAGAAGGTTCCGGGTGTTGTTTCTCGATGCACGTGCAGCCATTCGCATGGCACCCCGCGTTGCAGAAATCATGCGGGATGAATTGCATCAAACAAAAGAATGGGAAGAAATGCAGATTACACATTTTCAATCTTTGGCGGAACGATATCTTTGTCCTTCCTGA
- the pafA gene encoding alkaline phosphatase PafA: MYRFKSFLTGITLLIFGCFGGLPNRVFAQPTSLSRPKLVVGIVVDQMRWDYLYRYYNRYGNDGFKRLLNEGFSCENTFINYVPSYTAVGHSTIFTGSVPAIHGIVGNEWIDQTTGKSWYCTQDDSVNTVGAPGDAGKMSPHWLLTTTITDELRLATNFQSRVVGISLKDRAAILPAGHSPTAAFWLDDASGHFITSTYYMQDLPEWVKQFNARNEPQKLMSKPWTPLYPIQSYTASTADNEPWEGKFSGEQSSAFPHDLPAIYAHNHEILRSTPFGNTLTLDFARAAVEGYQLGRGTATDFLTINCASTDYVGHMYGPNSVEIEDTYLRLDRDLADFFHFLDQYVGKGNYLVFLTADHGVAHTIGFMQAHHLPADFLQAGKITQALNAYLEQQFGVSKLVISLMNEHVNFNDRLIAEHQLNEDSLIRATIRFLRQQPGIEMVTDLRNIGEKPIPQPIRDMLINGYYAPRTGPIAIVPDPGWFAGHPGGTGTTHGSWNPYDTHIPLIFMGWHIPHGVTHQVVYMTDIAPTLAALLHIQMPNGCVGKPIVPVLGQ; the protein is encoded by the coding sequence ATGTATCGCTTTAAAAGTTTTCTGACAGGTATTACGCTTTTAATTTTTGGTTGCTTTGGGGGGCTGCCCAATAGGGTATTTGCACAACCTACTTCTCTTTCCCGACCCAAGCTGGTGGTGGGTATTGTAGTTGATCAAATGAGATGGGATTATTTGTATCGCTATTACAATCGTTATGGCAATGATGGTTTCAAACGGTTGTTAAACGAAGGTTTTTCCTGTGAAAATACATTTATTAACTATGTACCCTCTTACACGGCTGTCGGACATTCAACTATCTTTACTGGATCGGTACCTGCCATCCATGGCATAGTGGGTAATGAATGGATAGATCAGACAACTGGCAAAAGCTGGTATTGTACACAGGATGATAGTGTAAACACCGTGGGTGCGCCGGGTGATGCTGGAAAAATGTCGCCTCATTGGCTGCTTACCACCACCATCACAGATGAGTTGCGGCTGGCTACCAATTTTCAATCACGCGTGGTGGGCATATCTCTGAAAGATCGTGCAGCTATACTTCCTGCAGGACATTCACCTACGGCTGCTTTCTGGCTGGACGATGCGTCGGGGCATTTCATCACCAGCACTTATTACATGCAGGATTTACCGGAATGGGTAAAACAATTCAATGCACGAAATGAACCTCAAAAGTTAATGAGTAAACCTTGGACTCCTCTTTATCCCATCCAGTCCTACACAGCCAGTACAGCTGATAATGAACCCTGGGAAGGAAAATTTTCCGGCGAACAATCTTCGGCTTTCCCGCATGATCTGCCTGCCATTTACGCCCACAATCATGAAATCCTCAGATCAACGCCGTTTGGTAATACCCTTACCCTTGATTTTGCCAGGGCAGCTGTTGAAGGATATCAGTTAGGGCGTGGAACGGCTACGGATTTTTTGACCATCAATTGTGCATCGACTGATTATGTAGGACATATGTATGGTCCTAATTCTGTAGAAATCGAGGATACCTATCTGCGGCTGGATCGGGATCTGGCTGATTTTTTCCATTTTCTGGATCAATATGTGGGTAAAGGCAATTATCTGGTATTTCTCACGGCCGATCACGGGGTGGCACATACCATAGGTTTCATGCAGGCTCATCATCTGCCGGCTGATTTTCTGCAGGCAGGGAAAATTACACAAGCCCTGAATGCCTATCTGGAGCAACAATTTGGTGTATCCAAGCTGGTGATTTCTCTGATGAATGAACACGTGAACTTCAACGATAGATTGATAGCTGAACATCAGCTCAATGAAGATTCATTAATCCGGGCAACCATTCGTTTTTTACGCCAGCAGCCGGGTATTGAAATGGTGACGGATCTGCGGAATATCGGCGAAAAACCTATACCACAGCCTATTCGGGATATGCTGATCAACGGCTATTATGCACCTCGCACCGGGCCTATTGCTATTGTTCCCGATCCTGGCTGGTTTGCAGGGCATCCCGGTGGTACAGGCACCACACATGGCTCATGGAATCCTTATGACACGCACATTCCCTTAATCTTTATGGGCTGGCATATCCCACACGGCGTCACCCATCAGGTGGTGTACATGACCGATATTGCACCAACCCTTGCAGCCTTGCTGCATATTCAGATGCCCAACGGTTGTGTAGGTAAGCCTATTGTGCCTGTGCTGGGGCAATAG